The DNA region GGGCCTCCAGGGAGCGGATATGCTTTTTGGTCTCCCTGTACTCTTCCTGCAACTTCCTGCGCTCCAACGCAGCCAGACGCCGCAAAGGCATGTCCAGAATGGCCTGGGCCTGCTCGGCGCTCAACTTGAACTTCCGCCGCAGGTTCTGGTGGGCCGTCTCCACCGTGCGCGAGCGGCGGATGGTGGCGATGACCTCATCCAGGTTGTCCAGGGCGATGAGCAGCCCTTCGAGGATGTGGGCCCGCTTGCGCAAACGGCGCAAATCGTGCTCGCTGCGGCGACGGACGACTTCCAGCCGATGTTCCAGGTACACCCGCAACGCCTGTTTGAGCGAAAGCAGGCGCGGCTCGCCACCCACCAGGGCCAGCATGATCACCCCAAAGGTGTTTTGTAGTGGCGTGTGCTTGTATAGTCTGGTCAGCACCTCATCAGGGTCCGCCCCTTTGGCCAACTCAACGACCACCCGCAGGCCCTGGCGGTCCGATTCGTCCCGCAGATCAGCGATGCCCTCGATTTTGTTCTCGCGGGCTAAGTGTGCGATGCGCTCCAACAGAGTCGTCTTGTTCACCGCGTAGGGCAACTCAGTGATGACCAGCCGCTGGCGGCCTCTTCCGGCCGCTTCCAGGTGCACCCGGGCGCGAACGGTCAACTTGCCCCGCCCCGTGCTGTAGGCGCGCAACAACTCATCCCGCCCCTCTTCGACGATGACCATCCCCCCTGTGGGGAAATCGGGCCCTTTGACAAAGCGGGTCAGGTCCTCCACGGTGATGCTATCCAGTTTGCGCCAGTTGTCCAGCATGTACACCAGGGCGTCCACGATTTCGTTGAGATTGTGGGGCGGGATGTTCGTGGCCATGCCCACAGCAATGCCCGCTGCGCCATTGAGCAACAGGTTGGGCAGAGCGGCGGGCAGCACGGTGGGCTCGGTCAACGAACCGTCGAAGTTCTCGGCAAAGTCCACCGTGTCCTTCGGGATGTCGGCCAGCATTTCCATGGCCGTCTGGGCCAGCCGGGCCTCGGTGTAGCGCATGGCCGCGGGCGGATCGCCGTCCACCGAGCCAAAGTTGCCCTGCCCCTCCACCAGGGGGTAGCGCATCACGAAAGGCTGGGCCATGCGCACCATGGCGTCGTAAACCGCCTGATCCCCGTGGGGGTGATACTTCCCCAGCACCTCGCCCACAATGCGGGCCGATTTCTTGAAGGCCGCGTTGGGCCGGAGCCCCATGTCGTACATAGCGTACAAAATGCGACGCTGCACGGGCTTGAGGCCGTCGCGGGCGTCGGGCAGGGCCCGGGCCACAATCACGCTCATGGCATACGAGAGGTACGCCTGGCGCATCTGCTCGGTGATGTCCACCGATCGAACCAGACCGACTTCCATGTGCACTCCTTTGCCTCAGGATAACATCCCTATCATACGGGATAACCCCCATCCCGTCAACGGCGCCTGTGCCAACCGCCCCCTACGGACCGCCCGCTCCTCTTTGCCTATCCCTCCTCCCAACAGGACCTCATAGCAGCCATTAAACCACCCGGCGGGGCCTGAGCCCCGCCAGGGAAAGTGCTGAACCTCACAAGCGGATCAATCCGTGGCGGTCAGCGAGGGAGCCTCTTCGGCCGCGGCTTCTTCGTCGCCCGGCGCGCCGGCTTCTTCCCCCGATTCCTCGTCCACCTCATCATCCTTCAGCACGAACTCAAAGCGCTTAGGGTCGAAGCCCGTCCCCGCCGGGATGAGTTTGCCGATGATCACATTCTCCTTCAAGCCGATCAGCCGATCTTCGGCGCCGGCGATGGCCGCCGAGGCCAGCACCCGCAAGGTGTGCTGGAAGGAGGCCGCCGAGAGGAAGGAATCGGTGCTCAAAGCCGCCTTGGTGATACCCAGCAACACCTCTTTGTAGCGGGCCGGGCGCTTGCCCTGGGCGCGCAACTTCTCGTTCAGCCGGCGAATCTTGATGCGGTTGACCATATCGCCGGGCAGGTAGCCGCTATCCCCAGGATGGGTGATTTGCACCCGGGAAAGCATCTGGCGGATGATAATCTCGAAGTGCTTGTCGTGGATATCCTGACCCTGCTGGCGGTACACGCCCTGCACTTCGGAAAGCAGATAGAGTTCCACAGCTCGCCGCCCCCGAATGCGCAGAATCTTGTGGGGATTGAGGGAGCCACGGGTCAGGGGCTGGCCAGGCTCTACGATATCACCGTTCTTCACCGTCAACTGCGCGCCCGAAGGAATCTCATACTCGGCCTCTTCCCTGACCTCATAAGCCAGAATGATTTGATTGCCTTCGATGCGCACACGCCCGTTATGTTGGGCCTTGATTTCCAGGCCCTCTTCGTTGACGGCCAGCACATCGCCCTCTTTCACGCCCGTGCCGTCCTCCACGGCGGGCTTCCAGCCTTCATCCAGAAGGTAAGGCACCTCTTCCATGCGACTGCTGACCACCCGGACGACGCGCATATCGGCATAGCGCTCGGACTGCAGCACCTGCACCTGACCGCCGATTTCGGCCACCACCGCTTCACCTTTGGGCTGCTTGCGAGCCTCCAGCAATTCCTCCACGCGGGGCAAACCGCTGGTGATGTCCGCTTCGCCGGCCACACCGCCGGTGTGGAAGGTGCGCAGGGTCAACTGGGTACCAGGCTCACCAATGGACTGCGCGGCGATAATCCCCACCGCCGTGCCGACCTCCACCATCTTGCCCCGGCCCAAATCCATGCCGTAGCACTGGGCGCACACGCCGTGAGGCAGTTCGCAGGTGAGGGGCGAGCGCACTTTGACGCTCTCGATCTTCGAGGCCATGATGCGGCGCACATGTCGGCGCTCGATGAGTTCGCCTTTTTCGACGATAACCTCGCCTGTTTCCGGGTCCACCACGCGTTCGGCAGCGATCCGCCCCCAGATGCGCTGGCCCATGGTCTGGCCGCCCACATTGTCATCGCGATGGATCTCCAGATAATCGTCAGTGCCGCAATCCTCAGCGATGACGATCACATCCTGCACCACATCCACCAGACGGCGGGTCAGATAACCGGCGTCGGCGGTGCGCAGCGCCGTGTCGGCCAACCCCTTGCGCGAACCGTGCGTGGAGATGAAGTATTCCAGGGTGCTCAAGCCCTCGCGGAAGTTGGAGCGGATAGGGAGCGGAATAATGCGCCCCGAAGGGTCGGCCATCATTCCGCGCATCCCGGCCAACTGGGAGATGGTGCCATAGCCGCCTTTAGTGGCGCCCGAGATGGCCATCACGGCCAGGTCGTTGACCGGGTCCAGGTGCTTCTTGACGGCTTCGCGCACCTCCTCCGTGGCACGTTGCCAGATCTCGATCACGCGGTTGTTCTTTTCTTGCTCGGTGAGCAGCCCCCGATTGAAGGCCCGTTCCATCTTGTCCACTTCTTCGTAGGCCTTCTGCAAGATGGCCTCTTTCTCCGGCGGCACCTCAATATCGCCCACGGCCATGGTCACGCCAGAAACCGTGGCATACTTGAAGCCCAGGTCTTTGACCTTGTCGGCCACATCCACGGTGGCCTCCTCGCCGCCCAACTCGTAAACCAGCGCCATCACTTCTTTCACCCCACCCTTGTCCAGGGTGCGGTTGATGAAACGCACGAAGTCGGGCAGGATGCGGTTGAACAGCGTCCGGCCCACCGTGGTCTCAATGATGCGCTCCTCGGCCTCGTCCAGGTGATTCCCTTCATCGTCGTACCAGGTGACGGTGCGCAGGCGAATCTTGGCGTGGATGTCCACCACCTTCAGGGCGTAGGCCATCTCCACCTCATCCAGGTCGCTGAAGACCATGCCGTCACCCTTGTGGGGCCGCGAGTCTCCCATGGTGAGGTAGTACACCCCCAGCACCATGTCTTTAGAGGGGCTGATAATGGGCTCGCCGTCGGCCGGCTTGAGCAGGTTCCTGGACGAAAGCATCAACTCCCGCGCTTCCTGCACCGCCTTCTCGGAGAGGGGCACATGGACGGCCATCTGATCGCCGTCGAAGTCGGCGTTGAAAGCCGTACAGACCAGGGGGTGCAACTGAATGGCCAGCCCCTCGACCAGCACCGGTTCAAAGGCCTGAATACCCAGACGGTGCAGCGTCGGCGCGCGGTTGAGCAGCACTGGGCGCTCTTTGATGACCTCTTCCAGGACCTCCCAGACCTCCGGACGATTGCGCTCGATGAAACGCTTGGCCCCTTTGACATTGTTCACATAGTTGTACTGCACCAAGCGGGCGATGACGAAGGGGCGATAGAGTTCCAAAGCCATGGTCTTGGGCAGGCCGCACTGGTGCAACTTCAACTGGGGCCCGACCACGATCACCGAACGCCCGGAATAGTCCACGCGCTTGCCCAACAGGTTGCGGCGGAAGCGACCCTTCTTGCCCTTGAGCATGTCGCTGAGGGATTTGAGTTCTCGGCGGCCACGGCGCGAAAGGGCCTTGCCGCGCTGGGAGTTGTCGATGAGCGAATCCACCGCCTCCTGCAACATGCGTTTTTCGTTGCGCACGATGACATCCGGCGCGCCCAGTTCTAGCAGGCGCTTGAGGCGGTTGTTGCGGTTGATCACCCGGCGATAGAGATCGTTCAGATCGCTGGTCGCAAAGCGCCCGCCGTCCAACTGCACCATGGGCCGCAAGTCCGGGGGAATCACCGGTAGCACGGTGAGGATCATCCACTCGGGGCGGTTGCCCGAACGGCGGAAGGCCTCCACCACCTTGAGGCGCTTGATGGCCTTCTTGCGCTTTTGCTTGCTCTTCGTGGTGCGCACCTCATGCCACAGTTCCTCGGCCAATTTGTCCAGGTCCAGGCGGCGCAGGATGCTCAAGAAGGCCTCGGCCCCCATATCGGCGCGGAAGACACGGCCCCAACGCGCCTTGAGGTCCCGATAGCGGGCCTCGCTCATAAAGGTCAACGGCCGCAGGTCGAGCAATTCGTCGCGCAGTTTGGCCTTTTCGCTGCGCTGCTTGGCCTCCTGCTCCTCCAGTTCGGCGCGCAGGCGCTCCATCGCTTCC from Anaerolineae bacterium includes:
- the gyrA gene encoding DNA gyrase subunit A, with translation MEVGLVRSVDITEQMRQAYLSYAMSVIVARALPDARDGLKPVQRRILYAMYDMGLRPNAAFKKSARIVGEVLGKYHPHGDQAVYDAMVRMAQPFVMRYPLVEGQGNFGSVDGDPPAAMRYTEARLAQTAMEMLADIPKDTVDFAENFDGSLTEPTVLPAALPNLLLNGAAGIAVGMATNIPPHNLNEIVDALVYMLDNWRKLDSITVEDLTRFVKGPDFPTGGMVIVEEGRDELLRAYSTGRGKLTVRARVHLEAAGRGRQRLVITELPYAVNKTTLLERIAHLARENKIEGIADLRDESDRQGLRVVVELAKGADPDEVLTRLYKHTPLQNTFGVIMLALVGGEPRLLSLKQALRVYLEHRLEVVRRRSEHDLRRLRKRAHILEGLLIALDNLDEVIATIRRSRTVETAHQNLRRKFKLSAEQAQAILDMPLRRLAALERRKLQEEYRETKKHIRSLEALLRSPKKMRQAVAEELTALKGRYGDPRRTQIVHLKAGQAAQALTAEDLIPAEEVWVGLDAEGNLARMPVGKTPRLSGRAAPWLWARASTRDTLYLVAENGQAVAVPVHTLPEADKLAGGASVSRVTPLPAGQEVVALFAVPPNGGLEEGGGYVLTVTRQGMVKKSDLTLLPGPATQPFTLVKVNPGDALLQVLLTRGEDEVVLVTARGMAIRFAETDVRPMGLVAAGVNGIKLKGDDVVVGAVVVHPKRELFLVDSRGYAKRVPFDEFPLQRRYGQGVVAWKLPKGAILAGCATGKGTQKVVLHLHKAAPKSVRLDEAPVRTRASVRGVRVVDLKTGDSVVWVAALSAAWPSPRGRRRRA
- the rpoC gene encoding DNA-directed RNA polymerase subunit beta'; translation: METKDLLALRIHLASPETILSWSHGEVLKPETINYRRLRPEPDGLFCEKIFGPTRDYQCACGKFKNPRYKGMTCDKCGVQVTKSSVRRERMGHITLAAPVAHIWYTRRVPSYLGLLLDISRRNLERVLYFAQYVVTYVNEEARQRALKRLEEEIGEDERTLAAQINSRIASVKASRDKRLKELEAQRKQIETRYNEEVASRLEPIVKEGQRLESDLRERMGKQVRKAVLFGSTEIVIAQAGEVIGSEHIARVQQVVKDALTQIEAELKEAKQAELDGIEVAIQEVKARAEEAMERLRAELEEQEAKQRSEKAKLRDELLDLRPLTFMSEARYRDLKARWGRVFRADMGAEAFLSILRRLDLDKLAEELWHEVRTTKSKQKRKKAIKRLKVVEAFRRSGNRPEWMILTVLPVIPPDLRPMVQLDGGRFATSDLNDLYRRVINRNNRLKRLLELGAPDVIVRNEKRMLQEAVDSLIDNSQRGKALSRRGRRELKSLSDMLKGKKGRFRRNLLGKRVDYSGRSVIVVGPQLKLHQCGLPKTMALELYRPFVIARLVQYNYVNNVKGAKRFIERNRPEVWEVLEEVIKERPVLLNRAPTLHRLGIQAFEPVLVEGLAIQLHPLVCTAFNADFDGDQMAVHVPLSEKAVQEARELMLSSRNLLKPADGEPIISPSKDMVLGVYYLTMGDSRPHKGDGMVFSDLDEVEMAYALKVVDIHAKIRLRTVTWYDDEGNHLDEAEERIIETTVGRTLFNRILPDFVRFINRTLDKGGVKEVMALVYELGGEEATVDVADKVKDLGFKYATVSGVTMAVGDIEVPPEKEAILQKAYEEVDKMERAFNRGLLTEQEKNNRVIEIWQRATEEVREAVKKHLDPVNDLAVMAISGATKGGYGTISQLAGMRGMMADPSGRIIPLPIRSNFREGLSTLEYFISTHGSRKGLADTALRTADAGYLTRRLVDVVQDVIVIAEDCGTDDYLEIHRDDNVGGQTMGQRIWGRIAAERVVDPETGEVIVEKGELIERRHVRRIMASKIESVKVRSPLTCELPHGVCAQCYGMDLGRGKMVEVGTAVGIIAAQSIGEPGTQLTLRTFHTGGVAGEADITSGLPRVEELLEARKQPKGEAVVAEIGGQVQVLQSERYADMRVVRVVSSRMEEVPYLLDEGWKPAVEDGTGVKEGDVLAVNEEGLEIKAQHNGRVRIEGNQIILAYEVREEAEYEIPSGAQLTVKNGDIVEPGQPLTRGSLNPHKILRIRGRRAVELYLLSEVQGVYRQQGQDIHDKHFEIIIRQMLSRVQITHPGDSGYLPGDMVNRIKIRRLNEKLRAQGKRPARYKEVLLGITKAALSTDSFLSAASFQHTLRVLASAAIAGAEDRLIGLKENVIIGKLIPAGTGFDPKRFEFVLKDDEVDEESGEEAGAPGDEEAAAEEAPSLTATD